A window of the Fusarium fujikuroi IMI 58289 draft genome, chromosome FFUJ_chr09 genome harbors these coding sequences:
- a CDS encoding related to 2-dehydropantoate 2-reductase — protein sequence MASQEHPNWLTALLADTRPPPKLFAWSPANIQPKLDEGIDMGSSNSDEEYDNDACVCPSTDSDQRIYIIGPGNIGRLYATHMARHPNALPITLVVHRKELLSQWAACEGVGLADLTSGKIFLNKRFTVEWWTETRPPYGPVKEVADGKKLHNVFISTKAEAGLSEADRIRRYLGRCSSVVFAQNGVCKLWPPHGPLYISHRYPSGDTPTFSACVVSHGVASAGPFLSVHAAPADAYIGPVFWASDPESPWRQPSDDFFIRHIATTPLVNTKQVSSGEIWLLQLEKLVMNAAINPLTALLRYKTGELFTSYGSDDPLARVIDKLLWQTSAVIQGLIDHETSHSVITSYAEQMSQPGTSCSVPKVRKKLTERFSQPILKAKLYAFGLKIFEHRSSMLQDIEAGRKTEIRDFNGWIVDTACFLGTGLDVSVHSGLTGLIERCERFDKMELGRALL from the coding sequence ATGGCATCCCAAGAACACCCAAACTGGCTCACGGCCCTCCTGGCCGACACAAGGCCGCCCCCAAAGCTGTTCGCCTGGTCTCCCGCCAACATCCAGCCAAAGCTAGATGAAGGCATTGACATGGGAAGCTCCAACAGCGATGAGGAGTACGACAACGATGCCTGTGTCTGTCCATCAACAGATTCTGATCAGCGTATCTACATCATTGGTCCTGGCAACATCGGCCGGCTTTACGCAACTCACATGGCTCGTCATCCCAACGCCCTTCCCATTACGCTCGTGGTTCATCGAAAAGAACTGTTATCGCAGTGGGCAGCATGTGAAGGCGTCGGCCTCGCAGACCTAACAAGTGGCAAGATCTTCCTCAACAAACGCTTCACTGTTGAGTGGTGGACCGAAACAAGACCTCCCTACGGTCCTGTAAAAGAAGTTGCAGACGGGAAGAAACTTCACAATGTCTTCATCTCCACAAAAGCAGAAGCTGGATTATCTGAAGCAGATCGCATTCGCCGATATCTGGGAAGATGCAGTTCCGTCGTCTTTGCCCAGAACGGCGTTTGCAAACTCTGGCCTCCCCACGGTCCTTTATACATCTCTCATCGATACCCAAGCGGTGATACTCCAACTTTCTCCGCGTGTGTCGTGAGTCATGGGGTTGCATCAGCAGGTCCTTTCCTGAGTGTCCATGCGGCTCCGGCTGACGCATACATCGGACCTGTGTTCTGGGCATCTGATCCCGAATCGCCGTGGAGGCAACCATCGGATGACTTCTTTATCCGGCATATTGCTACGACGCCGCTTGTCAACACGAAGCAGGTGTCTTCGGGTGAGATTTGGCTCCTTCAGTTGGAGAAGTTGGTCATGAATGCGGCGATCAATCCACTGACGGCTCTACTACGCTATAAAACGGGGGAATTGTTTACATCCTATGGCTCTGATGATCCTTTGGCAAGGGTGATTGATAAGCTCCTCTGGCAAACCAGTGCTGTTATCCAGGGTCTTATTGATCATGAAACTAGTCACAGTGTTATCACTTCCTACGCTGAACAGATGTCGCAACCCGGGACGAGCTGCAGCGTCCCCAAGGTCCGAAAGAAGTTGACAGAGAGGTTCTCACAACCTATTTTGAAGGCAAAATTATATGCATTTGGCCTCAAGATATTTGAACATCGCAGCTCTATGCTGCAGGACATAGAGGCCGGGAGGAAGACCGAGATACGGGACTTTAATGGTTGGATTGTAGACACGGCTTGTTTCTTGGGTACGGGTTTAGATGTTAGCGTGCACAGTGGGTTGACTGGGTTAATTGAGCGCTGTGAGCGCTTTGATAAGATGGAACTTGGTAGAGCATTGCTGTAA
- a CDS encoding related to multidrug resistance protein, with protein MGKRTAENSAANGEGEEKHPEIGVDGRPEKEPTFQDYMRVFKYASKWDLLAYTVGVIASIGVGITLPLLNIVFGQFASKFSDYAGTETLPGDEFRSKLSELCLYLLGLFLGRLVLGYITNFAFRMTGVRITSAIRQDYFTALFSQSVHVLDSMPPGYATTIITTTGNTLQLGISEKLGVFVEYNATMIASIIVAFIYSWQLSLVTFTAVVFITFSVSLVLPYITKGQTNQTKSEAMAMSVASEAMSGIRMIVAYGAESRIGSKYGRFVDEAKKHAQFAGPFIALQYGLVFFSSYAAFGLAFWYGTRLLLEDKINQLGAIIVVLFSVMMIVTAMERISTPLLAVSKATVAACEFFTVIDAPRPEPGHLTDPDVSATEDIILEDVTFAYPSRPHVKILDNLNLRIETGKVTAIVGPSGSGKSTIVGLVERWYGLKDQYVISKPVEKPTDKKNNGGKEEDEQELQELSFAGDETGPPVDLHGRISTCGHSLDDINVKWWRSQIGLVQQEPFLFNDTIYSNVLNGLIGTKWENEPDEKKREMVHEACKEAFADEFIEKLPEGYNTAVGEVGIKLSGGQRQRIAIARAIIRRPAILILDEATSAIDVRGERIVQAALDRASKNRTTIVIAHRLSTIKKADRIVVLRQGQVIQSGTHEGLLTDEAGLYYNLVNAQALSLGEQKEGNEVIAKEERPSSVHEKAHTESTIEEKPLEKKPKNKGLLSSFGRFFYETKSNWWMMALTLFFSACAGAAVPFQAWLFAKVIIVFGYLPDESKVRSESSFWSLMWTVLAISAGLAYCATFFLSTRTASTIRAKYQKQYFLYILHQKVAFFDHDDHSQGTMAARSAEDPRQLEELLGSNMASVFIALWTLMGTIAIALAFAWKLALVSLCVVVPILLAAGYWRMRYEIKFEEMNNAVFVDSSKFASEAIGAFRTVASFTLEVAICDQFRTLNSNHVKDAFKKARWVSLLYAFSDSATIGCQAIVLYYGGRLLLSGEYDLESFFVCFMSVLNAGETTGRALSFGPNVAQVRAAANRILGLRDSQVKDGPEATGEQFISHGDGIEIELENIYFKYPTRDVPVFDGLSLTIEKGQFAALVGASGSGKSSIVSLLERFYDPDHGRILCNGQDIATNNVYTYRRHLSLVAQESSLFQGTLRENILLGVEDTVDDAAVHRVCQEASIHEFIMSLPEGYQTQVGSRGVTLSGGQRQRVAIARALMRNPDILLLDEATSSLDSESEKLVQEAFERAGKGRTMVVVAHRLATVQNADVIFVLGEGKLIEKGSHRELLAARGVYWQMCQSQALDK; from the exons ATGGGAAAACGAACAGCGGAGAATTCAGCGGCGAATGGGGAGGGTGAGGAGAAGCATCCTGagattggtgttgatggacgTCCTGAGAAGGAGCCTACCTTTCAGGATTATATG AGAGTCTTCAAGTATGCCTCCAAATGGGATCTTCTCGCATACACCGTTGGTGTAATTGCCTCGATCGGTGTCGGCATCACCTTGCCTTTGTTAAACATTGTTTTCG GTCAATTCGCTAGCAAGTTCTCAGACTATGCTGGTACCGAAACACTGCCGGGCGACGAGTTCCGCTCAAAGCTTAGCGAACTTTG CCTGTACCTGCTTGGTCTCTTTCTTGGTCGCCTTGTGCTAGGCTACATCACCAAC TTCGCATTTCGCATGACCGGCGTGAGAATCACCTCCGCCATTCGTCAGGACTATTTCACGGCATTGTTCTCACAAAGCGTCCATGTACTGGACTCTATGCCTCCAGGATATGCGACCACTATCATCACGACCACCGGAAACACCCTGCAACTCGGAATCTCCGAGAAGCTGGGTGTTTTTGTGGAGTATAATGCCACCATGATCGCTTCAATCATCGTCGCCTTCATCTACAGCTGGCAGCTTTCCTTAGTGACATTCACTGCTGTTGTCTTCATCACTTTCAGCGTCAGTCTGGTGCTTCCCTACATTACCAAGGGCCAAACAAACCAGACCAAA TCTGAAGCTATGGCGATGTCTGTAGCTAGCGAAGCCATGAGCGGTATCCGAATGATTGTAGCTTATGGCGCGGAGTCACGAATTGGCAGCAAGTATGGCAGATTCGTTGACGAAGCAAAGAAGCACGCTCAATTCGCAGGTCCATTCATTGCCCTACAATACGGCCTGGTGTTCTTCAGCAGCTACGCGGCGTTTGGCCTCGCGTTTTGGTACGGAACAAGGCTTTTACTTGAAGATAAGATCAATCAGCTCGGGGCCATCATAGTCGTCTTGTTCTCTGTCATGATGATCGTCACGGCAATGGAGAGAATCTCTACGCCGCTTCTAGCAGTCAGCAAAGCAACAGTCGCAGCTTGCGAGTTCTTTACAGTTATCGATGCACCCCGGCCAGAGCCTGGCCATCTCACCGATCCAGACGTGTCTGCGACAGAAGACATTATTTTGGAGGATGTCACATTTGCTTACCCCAGTCGACCGCACGTCAAGATCCTCGATAATCTCAATCTGCGGATCGAAACAGGCAAGGTCACTGCGATTGTCGGCCCGTCTGGCTCAGGCAAGAGTACAATCGTCGGTCTTGTTGAGCGGTGGTACGGCCTCAAAGACCAGTACGTCATCTCCAAACCAGTCGAGAAGCCGACCGATAAGAAGAACAACGGCGGcaaagaggaggacgagCAAGAATTACAAGAACTCTCGTTCGCAGGAGACGAAACTGGTCCGCCAGTTGATCTCCATGGCCGAATTTCTACATGTGGCCACTCTCTTGATGACATCAACGTGAAGTGGTGGCGATCGCAAATTGGACTTGTCCAGCAGGAGCCGTTCCTCTTCAATGACACCATCTACAGTAACGTTCTCAACGGCCTCATCGGTACAAAGTGGGAGAATGAGcctgacgagaagaagagggagatggTGCATGAGGCCTGCAAGGAGGCATTCGCAGATGAGTTCATTGAGAAGCTGCCAGAG GGCTATAACACCGCCGTCGGCGAAGTCGGTATCAAACTCTCAGGCGGCCAACGCCAacgcatcgccatcgcccgAGCCATAATCCGCCGCCcggccatcctcatcctcgacgaGGCCACAAGCGCAATTGACGTCCGCGGCGAACGAATCGTACAAGCAGCACTCGACCGAGCTTCCAAGAACAGAACAACGATTGTGATCGCACATCGCCTTTCTACAATCAAGAAGGCTGATCGGATCGTTGTTCTGCGACAAGGACAGGTTATTCAGTCTGGTACTCATGAGGGTCTTTTGACTGATGAGGCTGGTCTTTACTACAACCTTGTCAATGCCCAAGCACTGTCTCTGGGGGAGCAGAAGGAGGGGAATGAGGTGATTGCCAAGGAAGAGCGGCCGTCTTCTGTTCATGAAAAGGCACACACCGAATCCACCATCGAAGAAAAACCACTGGAGAAGAAACCCAAAAACAAAGGTCTCCTCTCTAGTTTCGGCCGCTTCTTCTATGAGACCAAGTCCAACTGGTGGATGATGGCCCTaaccctcttcttctccgcctGCGCTGGTGCCGCCGTTCCCTTCCAAGCTTGGCTCTTCGCcaaagtcatcatcgtcttcggcTACCTCCCCGACGAGTCCAAGGTCAGAAGCGAAAGTTCCTTCTGGTCGCTCATGTGGACTGTGCTCGCTATTTCCGCTGGTCTAGCTTACTGTGctaccttcttcttgtcgacgCGTACTGCAAGTACCATTCGTGCCAAGTACCAGAAGCAGTACTTCTTGTACATCTTGCATCAGAAGGTTGCGTTCTTCGATCACGATGATCACTCTCAGGGTACAATGGCGGCGAGGAGCGCTGAGGATCCACGGCAGCTTGAGGAGCTGTTGGGGTCGAACATGGCAAGCGTGTTTATTGCGCTGTGGACTCTGATGGGTACTATTGCCATCGCACTAGCTTTTGCATGGAAGCTTGCCCTCGTGTCTCTTTGTGTAGTTGTCCCCATCCTTCTCGCCGCTGGGTATTGGCGAATGCGCTACGAGATCAAGTTCGAAGAGATGAACAACGCCGTGTTTGTCGACAGCTCCAAGTTCGCCTCTGAAGCAATTGGTGCATTCCGTACAGTAGCATCTTTCACTCTCGAAGTTGCTATCTGCGATCAATTCCGTACTCTCAATAGCAATCATGTCAAGGACGCCTTCAAGAAGGCTCGTTGGGTGAGCCTGTTGTATGCCTTCTCCGATAGCGCGACCATCGGATGCCAGGCTATCGTACTGTACTACGGTGGCCGTCTCCTCCTCAGTGGCGAGTATGATCTGGAGAGTTTCTTCGTGTGCTTCATGTCTGTCTTGAATGCGGGCGAGACAACTGGACGCGCACTCAGCTTTGGACCCAACGTCGCTCAAGTACGTGCAGCTGCCAATCGTATCCTTGGTTTGAGGGACAGTCAGGTTAAGGACGGGCCTGAAGCTACTGGAGAGCAGTTCATTTCTCATGGTGATGGCATAGAAATTGAGCTAGAGAATATTTACTTCAAGTATCCCACTCGCGACGTGCCTGTCTTCGATGGACTCAGTCTTACGATTGAGAAGGGCCAATTTGCTGCTCTAGTTGGTGCGTCGGGAAGTGGAAAGAGTAGCATCGTCTCTCTTCTTGAAAG ATTCTACGATCCTGATCACGGTCGCATCCTATGCAATGGCCAAGACATCGCCACCAACAACGTCTACACTTACCGTCGCCATCTCTCGCTTGTCGCTCAAGAGTCAAGCTTATTCCAAG GCACATTACGAGAAAACATCCTCCTCGGCGTTGAGGACACCGTCGACGACGCAGCTGTCCATCGCGTATGTCAAGAAGCATCCATCCACGAGTTTATCATGTCTCTCCCAGAAGGGTACCAAACTCAGGTAGGCTCCCGTGGCGTGACCCTCTCAGGCGGCCAGAGACAGCGCGTCGCCATCGCCCGAGCATTGATGCGAAACCCAGATATCTTACTCCTCGATGAGGCTACAAGTTCTCTCGACTCAGAGAGTGAGAAGCTGGTCCAAGAGGCCTTTGAGCGGGCTGGCAAAGGGCGTACTATGGTTGTCGTTGCTCATCGTCTTGCGACGGTGCAAAATGCCGATGTCATAtttgttcttggcgaggGCAAGTTAATTGAGAAGGGGAGCCATCGCGAGTTACTGGCAGCTCGTGGTGTTTACTGGCAGATG TGTCAGAGCCAGGCTTTGGATAAGTAG
- a CDS encoding related to taurine dioxygenase has product MSPPAADVDTPSTAPAVQPVPKPVKGTETSSTSRLHGPLSYSGSLDAEEQFDVTAVIGREFPKLQLSEILKDDNKLRDLAVLVSQRGVLFFRNQDLNIDDQKYLGQKLGELTGKPETSKLHRHALSNSKRGIAVDENGRLDDEVSVISSEQNRKFYNEKWSSLSKSLAGEGWHADITFENIPSDYAILKIIQPPQDVGGDTLWASGYELYDRLSPPFKKLAENLTATHHQPNFVRVKETFGEDLIDDYRGAPENIGLDFKAEHPVVRTNPVTGWKSLFAVGHQLSAGHINGVSNTESEILKTYFRQLITENHDLQVRFRWGKNDLAIWDNRSVFHTATNDYIGKRQGNRVVSLGEKPFYDPASQSRREALGLVQ; this is encoded by the exons ATGTCGCCACctgctgctgatgttgatacCCCCAGCACTGCTCCAGCAGTCCAGCCTGTGCCTAAACCCGTCAAAGGTACCGAAACCAGCAGCACCTCACGCCTGCATGGTCCCCTGTCCTACAGCGGTAGCCTTGACGCTGAAGAGCAATTTGATGTCACTGCTGTAATCGGCCGAGAGTTTCCTAAGCTGCAGCTTAGCGAGATCTTGAAGGATGACAACAAACTCAGAGACTTGGCTGTGCTTG TTTCCCAACGCGGCGTCCTTTTCTTCCGGAACCAAGACCTCAACATCGACGATCAGAAATATCTTGGACAGAAGCTTGGGGAGCTGACAGGCAAACCAGAGACATCCAAG CTCCATCGACATGCGCTCTCAAACAGTAAGCGTGgtattgctgttgatgagaatggaagacttgatgatgaagtaTCCGTCATCTCCTCTGAGCAGAACCGCAAGTTCTATAATGAAAAATGGAGCTCCCTTTCTAAGAGCCTGGCTGGAGAGGGATGGCATGCTGA CATCACCTTTGAGAATATCCCATCTGACTATGCTATTCTTAAAATCATCCAACCTCCGCAGGACGTTGGTGGTGATACACTCTGGGCGTCTGGGTACGAGCTTTACGATCGCCTCTCGCCACCGTTTAAGAAGCTGGCCGAGAACTTGACTGCAACTCACCACCAACCCAACTTCGTGCGAGTCAAGGAGACTTTCGGCGAAGATCTCATTGACGACTACCGTGGTGCTCCAGAGAACATTGGGTTGGAtttcaaggctgagca CCCTGTTGTGCGTACAAACCCTGTGACCGGTTGGAAGAGTCTCTTCGCCGTGGGCCACCAGCTTTCAGCTGGACACATCAATGGTGTATCTAATACCGAAAGCGAGATTCTCAAGACTTACT TTCGCCAACTTATCACCGAGAATCACGACCTTCAAGTACGGTTTCGCTGGGGAAAGAACGATCTTGCCATCTGGGATAA CCGCTCTGTGTTCCACACCGCTACCAA TGACTATATTGGAAAGCGTCAAGGAAACAGGGTTGTCTCGTTGGGGGAGAAGCCGTTTTATGACCCTGCTTCCCAGTCACGCAGAGAGGCCCTTGGACTTGTGCAGTAA
- a CDS encoding related to nicotinamide mononucleotide permease, whose translation MATVLVRDQKYLDVSESEISVDSVPPLGAPASVFDDPKTAEQYQPRSDWENLSRFDPLARWTWGEEKQLVRKVDIKIMIWACTMFMALELDRANISQALTDNLLGDLGLTTNVIGYNATDFNLGNTVFKLSFLCAELPSQLVSKWMGPDRWIPTQMCLWSIVAAAQFWLSGRESFLACRAFLGILQGGFIPDVILYLSYFYKHHELSIRLGFFWTMMSVADIISALLAAALLEMRGINDHAGWRWLFLIEGLITLIFGLLAYGLMPPGPIQTANWFRGKTGWFTEREEVIMVNRIIREDPTKSTMHNRQPITFKLLFQSLSDYDLWPLYLLGLTFQIPATPEGQYLTLSLKSLGFNTLQSNLLSIPYTVFHIITMLILTYAAEYVKNLTLMGIIGQIWILPCLIWFNVANTQTASRWTVYAVTTVLLSYPNAHPIQVAWNSRNSNSVRSRTVSAACYNMFCQAGGIIASNIYRKDDAPKYHRGNRQLLAILIMNIVLYVLVKAYYILRNKSRDKKWNDMTESERLKYLDTTKDEGNRRLDFRFAH comes from the exons ATGGCCACTGTTTTAGTCAGGGACCAGAAGTACCTCGATGTATCCGAGTCTGAGATCTCTGTTGACTCGGTGCCACCACTTGGAGCGCCT GCCAGTGTTTTTGATGATCCTAAAACTGCCGAGCAATACCAGCCGCGATCAGACTG GGAAAACCTCAGTCGCTTTGATCCCCTTGCACGATGGACCTGGGGGGAAGAAAAGCAATTGGTCCGCAAAGTCGACATCAAAATTATGATCTGGGCATGTACCATGTTCATGGCCCTGGAGTTGGACAGAGCCAACATTTCCCAAGCCTTGACGGACAACCTCCTAGGCGACTTGGGCTTGACGACCAATG TGATTGGTTATAATGCTACAGACTTTAACCTTGGAAACACGGTATTCAAGCTCTCGTTCCTCTGCGCTGAGCTGCCATCGCAGCTTGTCTCTAAATGGATGGGTCCTGATCGTTGGATCCCGACCCAAATGTGCCTCTGGAGTATTGTTGCGGCGGCGCAGTTCTGGCTATCAGGCCGCGAATCATTTCTCGCCTGTCGTGCATTTCTTGGAATTCTACAGGGTGGCTTTATCCCTGAT gtGATTCTGTACCTCTCATACTTTTACAAGCACCACGAGCTTTCGATTCGTCTAGGGTTCTTTTGGACCATGATGAGCGTCGCCGACATCATCTCGGCGCTTCTTGCGGCTGCCTTGTTGGAGATGCGAGGTATCAACGATCACGCTGGTTGGCGATGGCTGTTCCTCATTGAGGGACTCATCACTCTGATCTTCGGCCTCCTCGCCTATGGTCTCATGCCCCCGGGCCCAATCCAAACTGCCAATTGGTTCCGTGGAAAGACAGGCTGGTTCAccgagagagaagaagtcatCATGGTCAACCGCATCATCCGCGAAGATCCCACCAAGAGCACAATGCACAACCGGCAGCCCATTACATTCAAACTGCTGTTCCAGAGTCTTAGTGACTACGACCTTTGGCCATTGTATCTGCTTGGACTGACTTTCCAGATCCCTGCCACTCCGGAGGGGCAGTACTTGACTCTGTCGCTCAAGAGCCTCGGCTTCAACACGCTTCAGTCCAATCTCTTAAGCATTCCATATACTGTATTTCATATCATTACCATGTTGATCCTCACTTATGCAGCCGAGTATGTGAAGAACCTGACTCTCATGGGAATAATTGGTCAGATTTGGATCTTGCCTTGTCTTATTTGGTTCAATGTCGCCAATACCCAAACAGCTAGCCGTTGGACTGTCTATGCCGTCACCACTGTGCTGCTGTCCTATCCAAATG CCCATCCTATCCAGGTAGCTTGGAACTCTCGCAACTCGAATAGTGTACGCTCTCGAACCGTATCGGCCGCCTGTTACAACATGTTTTGTCAAGCTGGCGGTATTATCGCTTCCAACATCTATCGCAAGGATGATGCTCCTAAATACCACCGTGGTAATCGACAGTTGCTTGCTATTCTTATTATGAATATTGTCCTTTATGTCCTGGTAAAGGCTTACTATATCCTCCGTAATAAGTCACGCGATAAGAAATGGAATGATATGACTGAGTCGGAGAGGTTGAAATATCTTGACACTACCAAGGATGAAGGCAACAGAAGACTGGATTTTAGATTCGCTCATTAA
- a CDS encoding related to GNAT family acetyltransferase: MSSLYHYSFSRVSKTDSVQESAIQYRDLRLKALKASPESFSSTYEIESQFTETQWMDRLLQDDRENFVCVATPVNRGTSSMAEWVGQVTLRGPVGRKAFTLPEVSGQPLPGGDDEEDRWQMLSLFILPDH, from the coding sequence ATGTCCTCCCTATATCATTACTCTTTCTCTCGCGTCTCCAAGACGGATTCAGTTCAGGAGTCTGCAATTCAATACCGCGACCTACGTCTCAAAGCACTCAAGGCATCTCCAGAgtccttctcttccaccTACGAAATCGAATCTCAATTCACAGAGACACAGTGGATGGACCGCCTCCTCCAAGATGACAGAGAGAACTTCGTCTGCGTCGCAACCCCAGTCAACCGTGGCACTTCTTCAATGGCAGAATGGGTAGGTCAAGTGACTTTGAGAGGTCCAGTCGGCAGAAAAGCCTTCACGCTTCCCGAAGTTTCTGGGCAGCCACTGCCAGGcggggatgatgaagaagatcgtTGGCAGATGCTCAGCTTGTTCATTCTACCGGACCACTAA